One region of Monomorium pharaonis isolate MP-MQ-018 chromosome 11, ASM1337386v2, whole genome shotgun sequence genomic DNA includes:
- the LOC118647825 gene encoding uncharacterized protein LOC118647825 isoform X1 has product MNRKRQRKDISCMSKRHLNRITKLESDLICDVLFNTTSHENSHINIHEKFTKSTENVFRMNCDIEIENIGNTNNDTVNENINNDNVNDNNNASVEDINIEICRQSNNYIFESEESVLSEKSRFNLSNDSDATDNSFTDDLAMWAVKYQIPHTALKALLQRLRMHSCFSTLSLDARTLLKTPRKQELRIVPPGSYYHFGVLNSVSKILASVKDNIDCVKISVNIDGLPLSKSSLQQFWPILGSINPYNNVFVIGIYYGNEKPANANDFLMQFVDEVTDMCENGIDFNNRNIPCRLETLICDTPAKSFVLCVKGHSGYSSCTKCVTEGEYLGNRICFPQVDAPLRTDDDFIKKTDDNYHKPNMTCSLLKVPHFKPVTNVPLDYMHLICLGIMRKLIYLWLAGDLKYRLQSRAVEIISTNLVSQLKPYIPVEFARKPRKLDCVKLWKATEYRLILLYTGPLAFKSVLKKNVYINFLILHVIVRILSSQELNEYVTYAHELILFFIQTYKKLYGIYNMSHNVHSLVHLVDDVKKFGPIDNFSAFKFENYMQILKKYIRKSDKPLQQVVRRYIEQDINSDLSLSSIISSESVLRHPKLIKLHFDGPLIDNTSNPQYKIVKYNGITLKAGSLADNCCGLKCGAIVCIQNIAYCTKRNIPVIIGHEFLEKKEAYDIPCPSSLLGIYVVHSCSILKSWPLQHVIRKYVKLPCGDEKFAAFPLMHTAI; this is encoded by the coding sequence ATGAATCGAAAAAGGCAAAGAAAAGACATTTCATGTATGTCGAAACGGCACTTGAACCGAATTACTAAACTAGaatctgatttaatttgtGATGTTCTTTTCAATACAACTTCACATGAAAACtcacatattaatattcatgaaaaatttacaaaaagtacagaaaatgtttttagaaTGAATTGTGATATTGAAATTGAGAACATTGGAAATACTAATAATGATACCgtgaatgaaaatattaataatgataacgtGAATGACAATAATAATGCTTCTGTTGAAGACATAAATATTGAGATATGTAGACAAtcaaataactatatttttgaATCAGAAGAGTCGGTTCTTTCTGAAAAATCGAGATTTAATCTATCTAATGATAGTGATGCAACAGATAATAGTTTTACGGATGATCTCGCAATGTGGGctgtaaaatatcaaattccGCACACCGCTTTAAAAGCATTGTTACAAAGATTGAGAATGCATTCTTGCTTTTCAACGTTATCATTAGATGCAAGAACACTTTTAAAAACACCAAGAAAGCAAGAATTACGTATAGTACCACCTGGAAGCTACTATCATTTTGGTGTATTAAATTCCGTATCGAAGATATTGGCATCTGTAAAAGATAACATCGATTGTGTAAAAATCAGTGTTAATATTGATGGATTACCACTATCGAAGTCATCACTACAGCAATTTTGGCCTATATTAGGTTCGATTAATCCATATAATAACGTTTTTGTTATCGGGATTTATTACGGAAATGAAAAGCCAGCGAACGCCAATGATTTTTTGATGCAGTTTGTTGATGAGGTTACAGATATGTGTGAAAATGgcattgattttaataatcgtAACATACCGTGCAGACTTGAGACTCTAATTTGCGACACACCAGCAAAATCATTTGTCTTGTGTGTAAAGGGACATTCTGGATATTCAAGTTGCACAAAATGTGTAACAGAAGGAGAATATTTAGGAAATCGAATATGTTTCCCGCAAGTCGATGCACCACTGCGAACAGatgatgattttattaaaaaaacagatgATAATTATCACAAGCCAAATATGACATGTAGTTTGCTCAAAGTGCCTCATTTCAAGCCAGTCACGAATGTTCCCTTAGATTATATGCATCTGATATGCTTGGGAATTATGCGcaaattaatatacttatgGCTTGCAGGGGACCTAAAATACCGCCTGCAATCGAGAGCTGTTGAGataatttctacaaatttaGTGTCACAACTGAAACCTTATATACCTGTAGAATTTGCAAGGAAACCACGAAAGCTCGATTGTGTCAAATTATGGAAGGCTACGGAATATagattgatattattatatacaggtCCATTAGCTTTTAAATCAGTATTAAAGAAGaatgtgtatattaattttctaatactaCATGTGATTGTCAGAATTTTATCATCACAAGAATTGAACGAATATGTAACCTATGCACACgaattgattcttttttttattcaaacatataaaaaactatatgGAATTTATAACATGTCACATAACGTCCACAGTCTAGTACATCTTGTAGAtgacgtaaaaaaatttggaccGATAGATAATTTCAGtgcatttaaatttgaaaactatatgcaaatattaaagaaGTATATTAGAAAGTCAGACAAACCTTTACAGCAAGTAGTACGAAGATATATTGAACAagatattaattcagatttatCACTGTCATCGATCATTTCATCGGAATCTGTTCTCAGACATCCAAAGTTAATAAAGTTGCATTTTGACGGTCCACTAATAGACAACACTAGCAATccgcaatataaaattgtgaaatataaCGGCATAACGTTAAAAGCTGGGTCACTGGCAGATAATTGTTGTGGCTTAAAATGTGGTGCTATTgtatgtatacaaaatattgcatattgcACAAAACGAAATATTCCAGTGATCATAGGTCAcgaatttttggaaaaaaaagaagcataTGATATTCCTtgtccatcttcattacttGGAATTTATGTCGTGCACTCGTGCTCGATTTTAAAATCGTGGCCGTTACAACATGTCATTAGAAAATATGTGAAACTACCTTGCGGAGATGAAAAATTTGCTGCTTTTCCATTAATGCATACCgctatataa
- the LOC105841029 gene encoding retinol dehydrogenase 12, with protein MWPFHCQCTSKVRLVGKTVVITGANTGIGKETARDFYRRGARVILACRDLQRASDAVDDLKKNPPSKADREQFQGNPGELVIYQLDLCSLRSVKECAKNLLKKEPAIHLLINNAGVMMCPQEKTEDGIDLQLQTNHIGHFLLTLLLLPKMMSSGPGCRILNVSSCLHVFGVIHNDLNLERTYTPFKAYAQSKLANVLFTKELARRLTEANINGVNIYSLHPGIITTELGRHFSTTVCPGASTIFRSFLRPFLKNPEQGAQTTIYCSVDEKAGNETGLYYSECSVATPQRQVRNRQIAENLWNQTCQLLNLEPDKDFFKFLENVSHQIAEI; from the exons ATGTGGCCATTTCATTGTCAGTGTACCAGTAAAGTAAGACTTGTCGGCAAAACCGTAGTTATAACTGGCGCGAATACTGGAATCGGCAAGGAGACCGCTAGAGATTTCTATAGAAGAG gaGCAAGGGTAATTTTGGCTTGTCGAGATCTTCAAAGAGCAAGTGATGCAGttgatgatttaaaaaaaaatcctccttcaaa ggCAGACAGAGAACAATTTCAAGGCAATCCAGGTGAGCTTGTGATCTATCAATTGGATCTCTGTAGTTTGAGAAGCGTAAAAGAATGTGCGAAAAACTTGTTGAAAAAAGAACCAGCCATtcatttgttaataaataatgctgGCGTGATGATGTGTCCACAAGAGAAAACTGAGGATGGAATCGACTTGCAGCTGCAAACGAATCATATTGGTCACTTCCTTCTAACACTTTTGCTATTACCAAAAATGATGTCCTCTGGTCCTGGTTGTAGAATACTGAATGTTTCATCGTGTTTACACGTGT TTGGCGTTATACATAATGATCTAAATTTAGAGAGAACATACACTCCCTTTAAAGCATATGCACAAAGTAAATTAGCAAACGTATTGTTCACCAAGGAACTCGCTCGTCGATTAACag aaGCAAATATTAATGGAGTAAACATATATTCTTTGCATCCTGGCATTATTACGACAGAATTAGGCCGACATTTTAGTACAACAGTGTGTCCAGGTGCAAGCacaatttttcgaagttttttgcgaccatttttaaaaaatcctgAACAAGGTGCACAAACGACTATATATTGTTCAGTGGACGAGAAGGCGGGTAATGAAACTGGTCTCTATTACag CGAATGCAGTGTTGCAACTCCACAGAGACAAGTACGAAATAGACAAATTGCCGAAAATTTGTGGAATCAAACCTGTCAGCTTCTGAATTTAGAACCTGATAAAGActtcttcaaatttttagaaaacgtTTCACATCAAATTgctgaaatataa